Proteins found in one Ctenopharyngodon idella isolate HZGC_01 chromosome 16, HZGC01, whole genome shotgun sequence genomic segment:
- the LOC127497747 gene encoding uncharacterized protein LOC127497747 isoform X6: MKDYGTSQSTTKLETLSTTCPTCHTVATQRPCKQVHQLNINYVEGDNMSISYLTTTHPLESLTVKLRRTDPVQHILIYSDTSPASEHQRWSLRNYSGSVTLYLKDISLSDQGRYEYEVYKDWDCLNATLLNLRVRECKTLDFVHATPDSSVLLPCSEHPVQNRTDQVTWKIFHGHQSTEITQYRPPNKPLNSTERDPRPLYERARIIGNGSLLIRDAVNTDGSWYQCRVSEKTCYEVKLVMKVITDAPTPADSPAEVTANLIAVLMVTIVYLGAFITLIICVTLYFKKGRSKINNQIELDCWSSVSYSEISGGFDVPFNSLVL; the protein is encoded by the exons ATGAAAG ATTATGGGACATCTCAGTCAACAACAAAATTGGAAACACTTTCCACAACTTGTCCTACCTGTCACACAG TGGCGACACAGAGACCCTGCAAGCAGGTCCATCAGTTGAACATAAATTATGTTGAGGGTGACAATATGTCTATTTCTTACCTAACCACAACCCACCCGCTGGAGTCTCTGACAGTGAAACTACGCAGAACTGACCCGGTTCAACACATCCTAATTTATTCGGACACCTCTCCAGCATCAGAGCATCAGAGATGGTCTCTGAGAAATTATTCTGGAAGTGTTACACTTTACCTAAAAGACATCAGTTTATCTGATCAAGGCCGTTATGAATATGAAGTCTACAAAGATTGGGACTGCCTTAATGCAACTCTTCTTAACCTGAGAGTCAGAG AGTGTAAAACTTTGGACTTTGTCCATGCGACTCCAGACTCTTCAGTGTTGCTGCCATGCTCTGAACATCCTGTACAAAACAGAACGGATCAAGTGACTTGGAAAATCTTTCATGGTCACCAATCAACAGAAATAACCCAATACCGCCCTCCAAACAAGCCCTTAAACAGCACAGAGAGAGACCCGAGGCCTCTGTATGAGAGAGCGAGAATAATAGGGAATGGATCTCTGCTTATAAGGGATGCAGTAAACACTGATGGATCATGGTATCAGTGCAGAGTGAGTGAAAAAACCTGCTATGAGGTGAAACTGGTGATGAAAG TGATCACAGATGCTCCAACCCCAGCTGACAGTCCTGCAGAAGTAACAGCTAATCTGATAGCAGTACTGATGGTCACAATCGTGTATCTGGGTGCCTTcataacactgatcatctgtGTGACTCTTTATTTCAAAAAGGGAAGGAGCAAAATCAATAACCAAA TTGAATTGGACTGCTGGTCTTCCGTATCTTATTCTGAAATTTCTGG AGGGTTTGATGTCCCATTCAATTCTTTAGTTCTTTAA
- the LOC127497747 gene encoding uncharacterized protein LOC127497747 isoform X3: MMGSFQPSYFQLLYLLIAALLECNVATQRPCMQVHRLNINCVQGDNMSISYLTTTHPLESLTVKLRRTDPVQHILIYSDTSPASEHQRWSVKNDSGSVTLYLKDISLSDQGRYECEVYKDLDCLNATLLNLRVRECKTLDSVHATPNSSVLLPCSEHSLQHNAGQVTWKIINGHKQIKIDEYRPPNKPSNSTETDRRPLNERARIIRNGSLLIRDAVNTDGSWYQCRVSEKTCYEVKLVMKDYGTSQSTTKLETLSTTCPTCHTVATQRPCKQVHQLNINYVEGDNMSISYLTTTHPLESLTVKLRRTDPVQHILIYSDTSPASEHQRWSLRNYSGSVTLYLKDISLSDQGRYEYEVYKDWDCLNATLLNLRVRECKTLDFVHATPDSSVLLPCSEHPVQNRTDQVTWKIFHGHQSTEITQYRPPNKPLNSTERDPRPLYERARIIGNGSLLIRDAVNTDGSWYQCRVSEKTCYEVKLVMKVITDAPTPADSPAEVTANLIAVLMVTIVYLGAFITLIICVTLYFKKGRSKINNQIELDCWSSVSYSEISGGFDVPFNSLVL; encoded by the exons tgGCGACACAGAGACCCTGCATGCAGGTCCATCGGTTAAACATAAACTGTGTTCAGGGCGACAACATGTCTATTTCTTACCTAACCACAACCCACCCGCTGGAGTCTCTGACAGTGAAACTACGCAGAACTGACCCGGTTCAACACATCCtaatttattcagacacatCTCCAGCATCAGAGCATCAGAGATGGTCTGTGAAAAATGATTCTGGTAGTGTTACACTTTACCTGAAAGACATCAGTTTATCTGATCAAGGCCGTTATGAATGTGAAGTCTACAAAGATTTGGACTGTCTTAATGCAACTCTTCTTAACCTGAGAGTAAGAG AGTGTAAAACTTTGGATTCTGTCCATGCAACTCCCAACTCTTCAGTGTTGCTGCCATGCTCTGAACATTCTCTACAGCACAATGCTGGACAAGTCACTTGGAAAATCATTAATGgtcacaaacaaataaaaatagatgaATACCGCCCTCCAAACAAGCCCTCAAACAGCACAGAGACAGACAGGAGGCCTCTGAATGAGAGAGCGAGAATAATAAGGAATGGATCTCTGCTTATAAGGGATGCAGTAAACACTGATGGATCATGGTATCAGTGCAGAGTGAGTGAAAAAACCTGCTATGAGGTGAAGCTGGTGATGAAAG ATTATGGGACATCTCAGTCAACAACAAAATTGGAAACACTTTCCACAACTTGTCCTACCTGTCACACAG TGGCGACACAGAGACCCTGCAAGCAGGTCCATCAGTTGAACATAAATTATGTTGAGGGTGACAATATGTCTATTTCTTACCTAACCACAACCCACCCGCTGGAGTCTCTGACAGTGAAACTACGCAGAACTGACCCGGTTCAACACATCCTAATTTATTCGGACACCTCTCCAGCATCAGAGCATCAGAGATGGTCTCTGAGAAATTATTCTGGAAGTGTTACACTTTACCTAAAAGACATCAGTTTATCTGATCAAGGCCGTTATGAATATGAAGTCTACAAAGATTGGGACTGCCTTAATGCAACTCTTCTTAACCTGAGAGTCAGAG AGTGTAAAACTTTGGACTTTGTCCATGCGACTCCAGACTCTTCAGTGTTGCTGCCATGCTCTGAACATCCTGTACAAAACAGAACGGATCAAGTGACTTGGAAAATCTTTCATGGTCACCAATCAACAGAAATAACCCAATACCGCCCTCCAAACAAGCCCTTAAACAGCACAGAGAGAGACCCGAGGCCTCTGTATGAGAGAGCGAGAATAATAGGGAATGGATCTCTGCTTATAAGGGATGCAGTAAACACTGATGGATCATGGTATCAGTGCAGAGTGAGTGAAAAAACCTGCTATGAGGTGAAACTGGTGATGAAAG TGATCACAGATGCTCCAACCCCAGCTGACAGTCCTGCAGAAGTAACAGCTAATCTGATAGCAGTACTGATGGTCACAATCGTGTATCTGGGTGCCTTcataacactgatcatctgtGTGACTCTTTATTTCAAAAAGGGAAGGAGCAAAATCAATAACCAAA TTGAATTGGACTGCTGGTCTTCCGTATCTTATTCTGAAATTTCTGG AGGGTTTGATGTCCCATTCAATTCTTTAGTTCTTTAA
- the LOC127497747 gene encoding uncharacterized protein LOC127497747 isoform X5: MWMIFLRWDYGTSQSTTKLETLSTTCPTCHTVATQRPCKQVHQLNINYVEGDNMSISYLTTTHPLESLTVKLRRTDPVQHILIYSDTSPASEHQRWSLRNYSGSVTLYLKDISLSDQGRYEYEVYKDWDCLNATLLNLRVRECKTLDFVHATPDSSVLLPCSEHPVQNRTDQVTWKIFHGHQSTEITQYRPPNKPLNSTERDPRPLYERARIIGNGSLLIRDAVNTDGSWYQCRVSEKTCYEVKLVMKVITDAPTPADSPAEVTANLIAVLMVTIVYLGAFITLIICVTLYFKKGRSKINNQIELDCWSSVSYSEISGGFDVPFNSLVL; this comes from the exons ATGTGGATGATTTTTTTGAGGTGGG ATTATGGGACATCTCAGTCAACAACAAAATTGGAAACACTTTCCACAACTTGTCCTACCTGTCACACAG TGGCGACACAGAGACCCTGCAAGCAGGTCCATCAGTTGAACATAAATTATGTTGAGGGTGACAATATGTCTATTTCTTACCTAACCACAACCCACCCGCTGGAGTCTCTGACAGTGAAACTACGCAGAACTGACCCGGTTCAACACATCCTAATTTATTCGGACACCTCTCCAGCATCAGAGCATCAGAGATGGTCTCTGAGAAATTATTCTGGAAGTGTTACACTTTACCTAAAAGACATCAGTTTATCTGATCAAGGCCGTTATGAATATGAAGTCTACAAAGATTGGGACTGCCTTAATGCAACTCTTCTTAACCTGAGAGTCAGAG AGTGTAAAACTTTGGACTTTGTCCATGCGACTCCAGACTCTTCAGTGTTGCTGCCATGCTCTGAACATCCTGTACAAAACAGAACGGATCAAGTGACTTGGAAAATCTTTCATGGTCACCAATCAACAGAAATAACCCAATACCGCCCTCCAAACAAGCCCTTAAACAGCACAGAGAGAGACCCGAGGCCTCTGTATGAGAGAGCGAGAATAATAGGGAATGGATCTCTGCTTATAAGGGATGCAGTAAACACTGATGGATCATGGTATCAGTGCAGAGTGAGTGAAAAAACCTGCTATGAGGTGAAACTGGTGATGAAAG TGATCACAGATGCTCCAACCCCAGCTGACAGTCCTGCAGAAGTAACAGCTAATCTGATAGCAGTACTGATGGTCACAATCGTGTATCTGGGTGCCTTcataacactgatcatctgtGTGACTCTTTATTTCAAAAAGGGAAGGAGCAAAATCAATAACCAAA TTGAATTGGACTGCTGGTCTTCCGTATCTTATTCTGAAATTTCTGG AGGGTTTGATGTCCCATTCAATTCTTTAGTTCTTTAA
- the LOC127497747 gene encoding uncharacterized protein LOC127497747 isoform X1: protein MTFFYCKPCGGLLIFHVSVLSGSLVSLFNFPLAQTERPCKQVYQLDINYVQGDYMSISCLTTTHPLESLTVKLRRTNPVKDILICSDTSPVSEHQRWSVRNDAGNVTLYLKDISLSDDGLYDCQVYNGLDCLKATRFNLSVIKCKILNPVYATAYTSVLLPCSEHSLQNRPDRVTWKIVTGQQSTEITQYRPPHKPSNSKERVPRPLYERARILGNGSLLIRDAVNTDGSWYKCRVNETTCYEVKLVMKDYGTSQSTTKLETLSTTCPTCHTVATQRPCKQVHQLNINYVEGDNMSISYLTTTHPLESLTVKLRRTDPVQHILIYSDTSPASEHQRWSLRNYSGSVTLYLKDISLSDQGRYEYEVYKDWDCLNATLLNLRVRECKTLDFVHATPDSSVLLPCSEHPVQNRTDQVTWKIFHGHQSTEITQYRPPNKPLNSTERDPRPLYERARIIGNGSLLIRDAVNTDGSWYQCRVSEKTCYEVKLVMKVITDAPTPADSPAEVTANLIAVLMVTIVYLGAFITLIICVTLYFKKGRSKINNQIELDCWSSVSYSEISGGFDVPFNSLVL, encoded by the exons atgacgtttttttactgtaaaccCTGTGGTGGTTTGCTGATTTTCCATGTATCGGTTCTCTCAGGATCTCTCGTTTCTCTTTTTAATTTCCCTTTAGCTCAGACTGAGAGACCCTGCAAGCAGGTTTATCAGTTGGACATAAATTATGTTCAGGGTGACTATATGTCTATTTCTTGCCTAACCACAACCCACCCGCTGGAGTCTCTAACAGTGAAACTACGCAGGACCAACCCAGTTAAAGACATCCTAATCTGTTCAGACACTTCTCCAGTGTCAGAGCATCAGAGATGGTCTGTGAGAAATGATGCTGGAAATGTTACACTTTACTTGAAAGACATCAGTTTATCTGATGATGGCCTTTATGACTGTCAGGTCTACAATGGTTTGGACTGCCTTAAAGCTACTCGATTTAACCTGAGTGTCATAA AGTGTAAAATTTTGAACCCTGTTTATGCAACGGCATATACTTCAGTGTTGCTGCCATGCTCTGAACATTCACTGCAAAACAGACCTGATCGAGTTACTTGGAAAATCGTTACTGGTCAACAATCAACAGAAATAACCCAATATCGCCCTCCACACAAGCCCTCAAACAGCAAAGAGAGAGTCCCGAGGCCTCTGTATGAGAGAGCGAGAATACTAGGGAATGGATCTCTGCTTATAAGGGATGCAGTAAACACTGATGGATCATGGTATAAGTGCAGAGTGAATGAAACAACCTGCTATGAGGTGAAGCTGGTGATGAAAG ATTATGGGACATCTCAGTCAACAACAAAATTGGAAACACTTTCCACAACTTGTCCTACCTGTCACACAG TGGCGACACAGAGACCCTGCAAGCAGGTCCATCAGTTGAACATAAATTATGTTGAGGGTGACAATATGTCTATTTCTTACCTAACCACAACCCACCCGCTGGAGTCTCTGACAGTGAAACTACGCAGAACTGACCCGGTTCAACACATCCTAATTTATTCGGACACCTCTCCAGCATCAGAGCATCAGAGATGGTCTCTGAGAAATTATTCTGGAAGTGTTACACTTTACCTAAAAGACATCAGTTTATCTGATCAAGGCCGTTATGAATATGAAGTCTACAAAGATTGGGACTGCCTTAATGCAACTCTTCTTAACCTGAGAGTCAGAG AGTGTAAAACTTTGGACTTTGTCCATGCGACTCCAGACTCTTCAGTGTTGCTGCCATGCTCTGAACATCCTGTACAAAACAGAACGGATCAAGTGACTTGGAAAATCTTTCATGGTCACCAATCAACAGAAATAACCCAATACCGCCCTCCAAACAAGCCCTTAAACAGCACAGAGAGAGACCCGAGGCCTCTGTATGAGAGAGCGAGAATAATAGGGAATGGATCTCTGCTTATAAGGGATGCAGTAAACACTGATGGATCATGGTATCAGTGCAGAGTGAGTGAAAAAACCTGCTATGAGGTGAAACTGGTGATGAAAG TGATCACAGATGCTCCAACCCCAGCTGACAGTCCTGCAGAAGTAACAGCTAATCTGATAGCAGTACTGATGGTCACAATCGTGTATCTGGGTGCCTTcataacactgatcatctgtGTGACTCTTTATTTCAAAAAGGGAAGGAGCAAAATCAATAACCAAA TTGAATTGGACTGCTGGTCTTCCGTATCTTATTCTGAAATTTCTGG AGGGTTTGATGTCCCATTCAATTCTTTAGTTCTTTAA
- the LOC127497747 gene encoding uncharacterized protein LOC127497747 isoform X7 — protein sequence MKDYGTSQSTTKLETLSTTCPTCHTVATQRPCKQVHQLNINYVEGDNMSISYLTTTHPLESLTVKLRRTDPVQHILIYSDTSPASEHQRWSLRNYSGSVTLYLKDISLSDQGRYEYEVYKDWDCLNATLLNLRVRECKTLDFVHATPDSSVLLPCSEHPVQNRTDQVTWKIFHGHQSTEITQYRPPNKPLNSTERDPRPLYERARIIGNGSLLIRDAVNTDGSWYQCRVSEKTCYEVKLVMKVITDAPTPADSPAEVTANLIAVLMVTIVYLGAFITLIICVTLYFKKGRSKINNQIELDCWSSVSYSEISGGFDVPFNSLVL from the exons ATTATGGGACATCTCAGTCAACAACAAAATTGGAAACACTTTCCACAACTTGTCCTACCTGTCACACAG TGGCGACACAGAGACCCTGCAAGCAGGTCCATCAGTTGAACATAAATTATGTTGAGGGTGACAATATGTCTATTTCTTACCTAACCACAACCCACCCGCTGGAGTCTCTGACAGTGAAACTACGCAGAACTGACCCGGTTCAACACATCCTAATTTATTCGGACACCTCTCCAGCATCAGAGCATCAGAGATGGTCTCTGAGAAATTATTCTGGAAGTGTTACACTTTACCTAAAAGACATCAGTTTATCTGATCAAGGCCGTTATGAATATGAAGTCTACAAAGATTGGGACTGCCTTAATGCAACTCTTCTTAACCTGAGAGTCAGAG AGTGTAAAACTTTGGACTTTGTCCATGCGACTCCAGACTCTTCAGTGTTGCTGCCATGCTCTGAACATCCTGTACAAAACAGAACGGATCAAGTGACTTGGAAAATCTTTCATGGTCACCAATCAACAGAAATAACCCAATACCGCCCTCCAAACAAGCCCTTAAACAGCACAGAGAGAGACCCGAGGCCTCTGTATGAGAGAGCGAGAATAATAGGGAATGGATCTCTGCTTATAAGGGATGCAGTAAACACTGATGGATCATGGTATCAGTGCAGAGTGAGTGAAAAAACCTGCTATGAGGTGAAACTGGTGATGAAAG TGATCACAGATGCTCCAACCCCAGCTGACAGTCCTGCAGAAGTAACAGCTAATCTGATAGCAGTACTGATGGTCACAATCGTGTATCTGGGTGCCTTcataacactgatcatctgtGTGACTCTTTATTTCAAAAAGGGAAGGAGCAAAATCAATAACCAAA TTGAATTGGACTGCTGGTCTTCCGTATCTTATTCTGAAATTTCTGG AGGGTTTGATGTCCCATTCAATTCTTTAGTTCTTTAA
- the LOC127497747 gene encoding uncharacterized protein LOC127497747 isoform X2 — MMGSFQLSYFQILYILISALLYFKAQTERPCKQVYQLDINYVQGDYMSISCLTTTHPLESLTVKLRRTNPVKDILICSDTSPVSEHQRWSVRNDAGNVTLYLKDISLSDDGLYDCQVYNGLDCLKATRFNLSVIKCKILNPVYATAYTSVLLPCSEHSLQNRPDRVTWKIVTGQQSTEITQYRPPHKPSNSKERVPRPLYERARILGNGSLLIRDAVNTDGSWYKCRVNETTCYEVKLVMKDYGTSQSTTKLETLSTTCPTCHTVATQRPCKQVHQLNINYVEGDNMSISYLTTTHPLESLTVKLRRTDPVQHILIYSDTSPASEHQRWSLRNYSGSVTLYLKDISLSDQGRYEYEVYKDWDCLNATLLNLRVRECKTLDFVHATPDSSVLLPCSEHPVQNRTDQVTWKIFHGHQSTEITQYRPPNKPLNSTERDPRPLYERARIIGNGSLLIRDAVNTDGSWYQCRVSEKTCYEVKLVMKVITDAPTPADSPAEVTANLIAVLMVTIVYLGAFITLIICVTLYFKKGRSKINNQIELDCWSSVSYSEISGGFDVPFNSLVL, encoded by the exons ATGATGGGGAGTTTTCAGCTTTCATATTTCCAGAttctatatatattaatatcagctttattatattttaaag CTCAGACTGAGAGACCCTGCAAGCAGGTTTATCAGTTGGACATAAATTATGTTCAGGGTGACTATATGTCTATTTCTTGCCTAACCACAACCCACCCGCTGGAGTCTCTAACAGTGAAACTACGCAGGACCAACCCAGTTAAAGACATCCTAATCTGTTCAGACACTTCTCCAGTGTCAGAGCATCAGAGATGGTCTGTGAGAAATGATGCTGGAAATGTTACACTTTACTTGAAAGACATCAGTTTATCTGATGATGGCCTTTATGACTGTCAGGTCTACAATGGTTTGGACTGCCTTAAAGCTACTCGATTTAACCTGAGTGTCATAA AGTGTAAAATTTTGAACCCTGTTTATGCAACGGCATATACTTCAGTGTTGCTGCCATGCTCTGAACATTCACTGCAAAACAGACCTGATCGAGTTACTTGGAAAATCGTTACTGGTCAACAATCAACAGAAATAACCCAATATCGCCCTCCACACAAGCCCTCAAACAGCAAAGAGAGAGTCCCGAGGCCTCTGTATGAGAGAGCGAGAATACTAGGGAATGGATCTCTGCTTATAAGGGATGCAGTAAACACTGATGGATCATGGTATAAGTGCAGAGTGAATGAAACAACCTGCTATGAGGTGAAGCTGGTGATGAAAG ATTATGGGACATCTCAGTCAACAACAAAATTGGAAACACTTTCCACAACTTGTCCTACCTGTCACACAG TGGCGACACAGAGACCCTGCAAGCAGGTCCATCAGTTGAACATAAATTATGTTGAGGGTGACAATATGTCTATTTCTTACCTAACCACAACCCACCCGCTGGAGTCTCTGACAGTGAAACTACGCAGAACTGACCCGGTTCAACACATCCTAATTTATTCGGACACCTCTCCAGCATCAGAGCATCAGAGATGGTCTCTGAGAAATTATTCTGGAAGTGTTACACTTTACCTAAAAGACATCAGTTTATCTGATCAAGGCCGTTATGAATATGAAGTCTACAAAGATTGGGACTGCCTTAATGCAACTCTTCTTAACCTGAGAGTCAGAG AGTGTAAAACTTTGGACTTTGTCCATGCGACTCCAGACTCTTCAGTGTTGCTGCCATGCTCTGAACATCCTGTACAAAACAGAACGGATCAAGTGACTTGGAAAATCTTTCATGGTCACCAATCAACAGAAATAACCCAATACCGCCCTCCAAACAAGCCCTTAAACAGCACAGAGAGAGACCCGAGGCCTCTGTATGAGAGAGCGAGAATAATAGGGAATGGATCTCTGCTTATAAGGGATGCAGTAAACACTGATGGATCATGGTATCAGTGCAGAGTGAGTGAAAAAACCTGCTATGAGGTGAAACTGGTGATGAAAG TGATCACAGATGCTCCAACCCCAGCTGACAGTCCTGCAGAAGTAACAGCTAATCTGATAGCAGTACTGATGGTCACAATCGTGTATCTGGGTGCCTTcataacactgatcatctgtGTGACTCTTTATTTCAAAAAGGGAAGGAGCAAAATCAATAACCAAA TTGAATTGGACTGCTGGTCTTCCGTATCTTATTCTGAAATTTCTGG AGGGTTTGATGTCCCATTCAATTCTTTAGTTCTTTAA